Proteins from one Juglans microcarpa x Juglans regia isolate MS1-56 chromosome 1S, Jm3101_v1.0, whole genome shotgun sequence genomic window:
- the LOC121246127 gene encoding 60S ribosomal protein L13a-4 codes for MVSGSGICAKRVVVDARHHMLGRLASIIAKELLNGQKVVVVRCEEIAISGGLVRQKMKYMRFLRKRMNTKPSHGPIHFRAPAKILWRTIRGMIPHKTKRGAAALARLKAYEGIPPPYDKIKRMVIPDALKVLRLQAGHKYCLLGKLSSEVGWNHYETIKELERKRKERSQVAYERKKQLTKLRVKAEKVAEEKLGSHLEIIAPIKY; via the exons aTGGTGTCGGGATCAGGGATCTGCGCGAAGCGAGTTGTGGTAGACGCGCGGCATCACATGCTGGGTAGGCTGGCGTCGATCATAGCGAAAGAGCTGCTGAACGGgcagaaggtcgtggtggtgcGGTGTGAGGAGATCGCCATCTCGGGGGGTTTGGTCCGccagaagatgaagtacatgaGGTTCCTCCGCAAGCGAATGAACACCAAGCCGTCCCACGGCCCCATCCATTTCCGTGCTCCCGCTAAGATCCTCTGGCGCACCATTCGCGG GATGATTCCACACAAGACCAAACGTGGAGCCGCGGCTCTTGCTCGATTGAAGGCTTATGAGGGGATTCCACCTCCGTACGATAAGATCAAGCGGATGGTCATTCCTGATGCTCTCAA GGTTTTGAGGCTTCAAGCAGGACACAAGTACTGCTTGTTAGGCAAGCTTTCCTCGGAAGTTGGATGGAACCACTATGAAACTATTAAG GAGCtcgagaggaagagaaaggagAGGTCACAGGTTGCTTATGAGAGAAAGAAGCAATTGACAAAACTGAGGGTCAAAGCTGAGAAGGTTGCTGAGGAGAAACTCGGTTCCCATCTAGAAATTATTGCTCCCATAAAATATTGA